A window of Variovorax paradoxus genomic DNA:
TTCCGTCGGCTCCCATGTAATCGCTACGCCATGTCCGCAACTTCCCTGCTGCTGCAACTCATCGTCATCCTGACCACCGCGCGCGTCTGCGGCTGGGTGCTTCGCCACGTGGGGCAGCCCAGCGTGGTGGGCGAGATGGCCGCCGGCCTCATGCTGGGGCCGGTCGTTTTCGGGGCGCTGTTCCCGTCGCTGCATGCGCAGCTGTTTTCCAAGGAATCGCTGCAAGGGCTGTCGTCGCTGTCGACCCTCGGGCTGGTGCTGTTCATGTTCGTGGTGGGCCTGGAGCTGCGGGCTTCCAAGGGCGTGCGCGAGCAGCTGCGTTCGGCGGGCTACGTGGGCGTGCTGAGCGTGATCGTGCCGCTGGCGCTGGGCGTTGCCATCTCGCCGGCCCTTTACCCCACGCTGGCGCCGGCGGGCGTGGGCTTCTGGCCGTTTGCGCTGTTCATGGCGGCGGCGCTGTCGATCACCGCGTTCCCGGTGATGGCGCGCATCCTCAAGGACCGGGGCATGACCCGCACGCCCTTCGGGCAACTGTCGCTGGGCGCTGCCGCCGTGGTCGACGTGTTCGCGTGGATTCTGCTGGCCTTTGTGGTGGCGCTGGTGGGCGCGGGCGAGGGTTACCAGGGGCTGCTCAAGACCACGCTGGGCATGGCCGTGGTGCTGTGCGCGCTGTTCTTCGGGCTCAAGCCGGCCTTCGCGTGGCTGCTGCGCACCAAGGCACCGGAGGGTGAGCCCTCGACCACTGTGATGGCCTCGCTGATGATCGGCCTGCTGGTCACCGCCCTGGCCACCGAGTGGCTGCACCTGCACGCGGTGTTCGGCGCCTTCCTGTTCGGCGCCTGCCTGCCGCGCGACGACCGGCTGCTGAAGTCGCTGAGCGAGCGCATCGAGCCGATTTCCATCGTCGTGCTGATGCCGCTGTTCTTTGCGCTGGCCGGGCTCGGCACCACCTCCAATGCGTTCTCTGGCGCGGGCTTCGGCGCCATGATGTTGATCCTGGGCGTGGCCGCCTTCGGCAAGATCGCCGGCGGCGCGGTCGGTGCCCGCATGGCAGGCTACGGCTGGCGCGACAGCCTGGCCACGGGCTCGCTGATGAACGCGCGTGGCCTCATGGAACTCATCGTCATGAAGATCGGCCTGGACGCCGGCCTGATCGGCCCCGAACTGTTCACGATGCTGCTGGTCATGGCGCTCGTGACCACCGCCATGACCGGGCCGCTGATCAACCTTTTCATCGGTCGCCGGTCACCTGCCGTGGCCGATGCGGCGCACGCCAAGCCTTGACGGCTCAAGAACGCAGCAGCGTGAACCCGATGCGCGTCTCGCCGCCCTGGCTGGCCGCGAACACCCGCCCGCCATGCATGCGTGCGATGGCCTCGACGATCGACAACCCCAGCCCGTGGTGCCGCGTGGAGCCGTCGCGTGCCTGGGCGGCGCGGTAGAAGCGCTCGAACAGGCGCGGCAGCGCGGCCGGGTCGATCGGCTCGCCGCGGTTGACCACCGCCACGGTGAATTCCCCGCTGTCCTGGCCGATCTCGATGCGGATGACCGAGGCCGGCGTGGCGAAGCGGATGGCGTTGCCCAGCAGGTTGAACAGCGCGCGCCGTATCAGCGCGGTGTCCACGTCGGCCATGGCGTCGCCCGTCACCTCGGCGCGCAGGCCGGCTTCTTCGAGCATGGCGTCGTAGAAGTCGATCACATCGGCGGCCTGCACGGCCAGGCTCGTCACCGCGCGCGTGCGCATCGGCGTGCCGCGCTCGGCCTGGGAGAGAAACAGCATGTCGGTAACGATGCCCGAGAGCCGGCCGATTTCCTCGAGGTTGGACGCGAGCACCGCCTGCAGTTCTTCGTTGCTGCGCTGACGGGTGAGCGCGAGTTCGGTCGAGCCGATCAGGTTGGCCAGCGGCGTGCGCAGCTCATGCGCCACGTCGGCGTTGAAGGACTCCAGCTGCACGTAGGCACGCTGCACCCGCAGCAGCAGGGCGTTGAACTGGGTGATCCACGGGCGCAGCTCTTCGGCGAAACCCATGGCGTCGATGGGCCGGTTGGCCTTGTCCGGCGCCATGGCCGCGGTGCTCTCGGCCAGCCGCTTGAGCGGACGCAACCCGCGCCGCACCAGCCACATGCCGGTGAACGAGACCAGCGCCGTGCCCAGCACCACCGCGCCCAGCAGCGTCCACGCCAGGCGCCGCAGCAGGCGCGCTTCCTGCGCGGTGTTCACGCCGATCTGTACGGAAAGCTGCGTGGTGGTGTCGCCCTGCGTCCACGGCACTTCGATGTCGCGCAGCATCCAGATGCCGCCGACCGCGGGCGTGGACTGGAACAGCGTCTGGCCCGCGTGCGAGATCGACAGCGTCACGTCGTCCTGCATCGAGAAGAAGTCGTCGAGCTTGTGCCGCAGGAAGGGCAGGTTGCCGCCTTTCTCCGCCTCCTTGAGCAGGTGCTGCACCAGCACCGCCTTGTGGTCGAGTTCCTCTTCCTGCTTCTGGTCGAAGTTCCAGGCGGTGACGAGGTAGATGGCAAGGCAGATCACGCTGAGCCCGAACAGCGTCTGCGCGGCGATCCAGAGCGACAGCCGGCTCTGGATGGAGTGCGGCCGGCCTGGGGGCTGACTCATGCCCAGGAGCGGTCTTCCAGCACGTAGCCCATGCCGCGCACCGTGTGCAGCAGCTTCACGTCGAACGGATCGTCGAGCTTGCTGCGCAGGCGGCGGATGGCCACTTCCACCACGTTGGTGTCGCTGTCGAAGTTCATGTCCCACACCTGCTCGGCGAGCGTGGTGCGCGACAAAATCTGGCCGCGCCGCCGCAGCAGCACCACCAGCAGCGTGAATTCCTTGGCCGTGAGGTCGAGCCGCGCGCGGTTGCGAAAGCACTTGCGGCTCACGAGGTCGAGTTCCAGATCGGCCAGTCGCAGCGTGGTCGATTCCTGCGGCTTGCCCCGGCGCAACAGCGCCTGCACCCGCGCCAGCAGCTCCGAAAACGAGAACGGCTTGACCAGATAGTCGTCCGCCCCTTGCTGCAGGCCCTGCACGCGGTCTTCGACCTTGTCGCGCGCTGTGAGCACCAGCACGGGCACGTTCTTCGTGCGCCGTATGGCCTGCAGAACGGCAAAGCCGTCGATGCCGGGCAGCATCACGTCGAGCAGAACCAGCGCGTAGTCGCCCTCGGTGGCGAGGTATCCCGAGTTCGACACCAAACCGCCGTTTTCCGATGTTTTCGCGGACCGGTGCCATATGAATCAAGCACTTAGCTGAGGCGTTTTGATTTTTATGTAGTGGCAATGTTTTATTGCTGATGTGTTGGCAATTGCCCGTATTTTTTTGCTACACTTCTTCTATGTTCATCAAGCTCACCCGCTCAGGCGGCCACACCTACGCCCAGTTGGTGGAGTCCTTCCGAGACGAACACGGCAAACCCCGCCAGCGCACGCTGGCCACCATCGGGCGGGTGGACGAAACAGATGGACAAGTCGACTCACTGCTGGGCGGTCTGCTTCGCGCCAAGGGTCGCTCACTGAGTGAGACATCCGTTCCCCAGGTGCGTTTTGAATCCGCACTGGCCCTGGGCGATGTCTGGGCGCTGGATCAACTCTGGCACGAGTTGGGTTTCGATGGCTTGGCTGCTGTCTTTCGCCGCGCACGCTTTACCAACCCCATCGAGCATGCCCTGCGGGTGATGGTCTTTAACCGGCTGTGCGACCCCGACTCCAAGCTCGGGGTGCTGCGCTGGCTGCAAACCGTCAGCATGCCGGGTATCGATGCAGAGGCACTCACCCACCAGCAACTGCTGCGCAGCATGGATGCGCTCATGGACCACCAGGACGCGGTGGATGAATGCGTGGCGGGCCTTTTGCGCCCGCTGATTGATGAGGATCTGTCGGTGGTGTTCTACGACCTGACCACCATCCGCGCCCAAGGACTGAGCCAGCAAGAGGGTGACGTGCGCCGCTATGGGATGTCCAAGGAAGGCATGGTGGTGCGCCAATTCATGCTCGGCGTGGTGCAAACAGCCGACGGCATGCCTATCTATCACGAGGTGTTTGCGGGCAACACAGCCGAGGCACCGACGTTGGAGCCGACCTTGAAGAAGGTGATGGCGCGTTACCCGCACATCCGCCGCCTGGTGGTGGTGGCTGACCGTGGGCTGCTTTCGCTGGACAACATAGAGGCCTTGTCCGAGTTGCGCTTGTCGGGTGGGGCCAGCGGATCAACCGATCAAGCGCTGGAGTTCATCCTGGCAGTGCCGGGGCGGCGCTATGGCGAGTTCGCAGACATACTGGAGCCGATCAACGCCCGAGCCCGAGCCCGCGCATCAGAGCAAGAAACGACAGAAGAGACTATCGATGAGGCGCAATGGCAGGGTCTTCGTCTGGTGGCGGCCCATAACCCGCAGCAGGCGGCCGAGCAGACTGCCAGTCGTCAGGCGCGCATTGACCAATTGCGCCAGCGCGCCGACCAGCTGGTGGGCAAGCTCGATTCGCAAGATGCAGGCAAGGCACACCGGGGTAGAAAGCTGTCTGATGCGGGTGTGACGGCACGCTTCTTCCATGAGGTGAGCGAGGCGCACCTCAAGCGCATCATCAAGGTCGATTTGCATGCCGATCTGTTCACGTATGACATCGACCAGGCAGCTCTGGCCCGCGCCCAGGCGATGGATGGCAAGCTGCTGCTGGTGACCAACGTGGCGGACTTGACACCCAAAGAGGTGGTGCAGCGCTACAAGGCACTGGCAGACATCGAACGGGGATTTCGGGTGCTGAAGTCGGAGATCGAGATTGCGCCGGTGTTCCACCGCCTGCCCGAGCGCATCAAGGCGCATGCGAGCATTTGCATGCTGGCCCTGATCCTGTACCGCGTGATGCGCCAGCGCCTGAAGATGAGTGGCAGCGATTTGTCACCGGAGGCTGCCCTGGCGGACTTGCGGCGAATTCAGCGCCACCGTGTGAGCATCAACAATGCCGCGCCCATTGCGGGCGTCTCTTCCATCGTCCAACGCCAGACCGATGTGCTGGCCGCACTGAAGATCAAAAAACCCCAGCAAGACACCCAATTGAGCCTGCTGTAGTGGCAGCCGAGAGTCTTGGCCCATACAAATCAAGCACTTAGCGCGGTTGGTGTCGAACTCGGGAGGTATTTCCCCTCGATGCCGTCGCGGGCTATATCGACCACGTATCCGTTCTCTTCGAGCCCCTTTTTCAGGTAATCGCCCAGTTTGGGCTCGTCTTCGATAACAA
This region includes:
- a CDS encoding cation:proton antiporter → MSATSLLLQLIVILTTARVCGWVLRHVGQPSVVGEMAAGLMLGPVVFGALFPSLHAQLFSKESLQGLSSLSTLGLVLFMFVVGLELRASKGVREQLRSAGYVGVLSVIVPLALGVAISPALYPTLAPAGVGFWPFALFMAAALSITAFPVMARILKDRGMTRTPFGQLSLGAAAVVDVFAWILLAFVVALVGAGEGYQGLLKTTLGMAVVLCALFFGLKPAFAWLLRTKAPEGEPSTTVMASLMIGLLVTALATEWLHLHAVFGAFLFGACLPRDDRLLKSLSERIEPISIVVLMPLFFALAGLGTTSNAFSGAGFGAMMLILGVAAFGKIAGGAVGARMAGYGWRDSLATGSLMNARGLMELIVMKIGLDAGLIGPELFTMLLVMALVTTAMTGPLINLFIGRRSPAVADAAHAKP
- a CDS encoding heavy metal sensor histidine kinase, whose product is MSQPPGRPHSIQSRLSLWIAAQTLFGLSVICLAIYLVTAWNFDQKQEEELDHKAVLVQHLLKEAEKGGNLPFLRHKLDDFFSMQDDVTLSISHAGQTLFQSTPAVGGIWMLRDIEVPWTQGDTTTQLSVQIGVNTAQEARLLRRLAWTLLGAVVLGTALVSFTGMWLVRRGLRPLKRLAESTAAMAPDKANRPIDAMGFAEELRPWITQFNALLLRVQRAYVQLESFNADVAHELRTPLANLIGSTELALTRQRSNEELQAVLASNLEEIGRLSGIVTDMLFLSQAERGTPMRTRAVTSLAVQAADVIDFYDAMLEEAGLRAEVTGDAMADVDTALIRRALFNLLGNAIRFATPASVIRIEIGQDSGEFTVAVVNRGEPIDPAALPRLFERFYRAAQARDGSTRHHGLGLSIVEAIARMHGGRVFAASQGGETRIGFTLLRS
- a CDS encoding IS1634 family transposase translates to MFIKLTRSGGHTYAQLVESFRDEHGKPRQRTLATIGRVDETDGQVDSLLGGLLRAKGRSLSETSVPQVRFESALALGDVWALDQLWHELGFDGLAAVFRRARFTNPIEHALRVMVFNRLCDPDSKLGVLRWLQTVSMPGIDAEALTHQQLLRSMDALMDHQDAVDECVAGLLRPLIDEDLSVVFYDLTTIRAQGLSQQEGDVRRYGMSKEGMVVRQFMLGVVQTADGMPIYHEVFAGNTAEAPTLEPTLKKVMARYPHIRRLVVVADRGLLSLDNIEALSELRLSGGASGSTDQALEFILAVPGRRYGEFADILEPINARARARASEQETTEETIDEAQWQGLRLVAAHNPQQAAEQTASRQARIDQLRQRADQLVGKLDSQDAGKAHRGRKLSDAGVTARFFHEVSEAHLKRIIKVDLHADLFTYDIDQAALARAQAMDGKLLLVTNVADLTPKEVVQRYKALADIERGFRVLKSEIEIAPVFHRLPERIKAHASICMLALILYRVMRQRLKMSGSDLSPEAALADLRRIQRHRVSINNAAPIAGVSSIVQRQTDVLAALKIKKPQQDTQLSLL